The sequence below is a genomic window from Chryseobacterium foetidum.
AGAAAGAAAAGTGCTGTCTTATAATTTTTGAAAAGTTTAAAAGCATTTAATCCCAATTGTTCTGATAAAGGTGCGTCTTTATCGATAAGCTTCTGTGGAGGACATTTAGGCAACGTTAAAGCATAAATACCGAGGATGATTGCGGCTACTCCGGCAATGTAAAACTGCCCTTCTGTAGCTTTGTTTCCTGTAAGATTGGTGATCCACATGGCAACGATGAAGCCTACCGTTCCCCAGACTCTGATCGGTGGAAAATCTTTTACCACATCCAGATTACTGTTCTTTAAAACTGTGTAGGAAATTGAGTTTGCCAATGCAATTGTAGGCATGTAAAAACACATCGCCACGAGCATTACCGTAAAAAATGAATTTGGATTATCGCTGTGAGGCAACACGAAAAGTGTGAGTCCGTAAAGGATTTGCAATGCTGAGAAAATTCTTTCTGCATTAATCCAACGGTCGGCAATAATTCCGGTGATGGTAGGCATAAAGATCGATGCGATACCCATAGTGCCGAAAACTGCTCCAAATTGTGTTCCGTCCCACTGTTTTGTGCCGAACCAAAAATTCGCCATCGTAATAAGCCACGCTCCCCACACGAAAAACTGCAGAAAGCTGAGGACGGTCAATCGTAATTTTAAATTCATCTTTTATGTAAAATTCTAATCTATTTTCTTTTTTCTCCTTTTGATTTCCTCCTGAATTTCAAGAGCGGTATCAAAATCTTCTTCTTTCACGGCATCTTCCAGTAATTTCTGAAGCTCTTCCATCGAAATAGAAGTGAGGCTGTCTTCAGAAGCTCCGATTTCAGAAAAAGCTTCGTCTTCTTTGGCTACTTCTTCCAATTCAAGCAAAATTCCGGCTTCGTTTAAAACCTGTTGGGTGGTGAAAATGGGTGCATCAAATCTTACAGCCATCGCAACGGCATCCGAAGTTCTTGCATCCAAAATCAATTCTTCTTCAGTTTCCGAATTTTTAAAATTGATATTTGAAAAAAATACACCGTCTACAATCTGATAAATGATCACAGAAACCAATTTATAATTCGTGGAAACAATAAATTTTGTAAATAAATCGTGGGTAAGCGGACGCGGCGGATGAATGTCTTTTTCTAAGCCTAAAGAAATGGATTGTGCTTCGAAATTCCCGATAACTACGGGCAGTTTAACGTTTGTTTCTTCATGTTCCAATAACAATGCGTACGCTCCAGATTGCGTCTGACTGTACGATATTCCGCGTATGATTAGCTGTTTATAATCCATGGCTACAAATATAAATTAATTTTTTATTGTAGGTTTTACTTTTTAGACAAAAATAAAAGCCCGGAAGCCGAGCTTTTATCGTATTTGTTTAAATTAGTGAAGGGTCAATTGTCAATTTTGCTACGCAAGTGAATTATTAAAATTAAAAAATTGACAGACGAAGCGAATTGACCATTCACAATTCACATTCTTATCCTTTAATTGCTTTAATTTTCTCATTTAAGGCTGGAAGGATCTGGAAAGCATCTCCTACAACACCGTAATCAGCTGATTTGAAGAACGGAGCTTCAGCATCACTGTTGATTACCACGATAGTTTTTGAGGAGTTTACTCCAGCCAAATGCTGAATTGCTCCAGAAATACCGATTGCGATGTATAAATTTGGAGAAATCGCTTTACCTGTCTGCCCAACGTGCTCTGTGTGAGGTCTCCATCCGATGTCTGAAACTGGTTTTGAACAGGCTGTTGCTGCACCTAAAGTATTGGCAAGATCTTCCACCATTCCCCAGTTTTCAGGACCTTTCATTCCTCTTCCCGCAGAAACTACCACTTCAGCTTCTTTAAGATCCAGTTTTCCTGAACTTTGTTCATGAGAAATCACTTTCGTGTCTTCATTGACTACTGAAAGGTTTTTCACTTCCTCAGAACCAGAAACTGCATTTTCTTTAACACCAAAAGCGTTTTGAGAAACCGTTAAAATAACCCCTTCTCCTTCAGCTTTAGCATGCATGAAACCTTTTCCTGAGAACGCTTTTCTTTTTACCTGAAACGGCGACTGGCTTTCAGGAGCTTCCAAAACATTAGTAATTAATGAGAAATTCTTCATCACAGCCAACATTGGCGCTACTGAAGAAGCATCTGTTGTGTGAGGAAAAACAATAATATTTCCGTCAGCTACTTCACTTACTGCCTGAGCATAAGCTTTTGCTGAGAAATTTTTTAGACCTTCGTCTTTGATGTTGATTACGTTTGTTGCTCCATATTTATACAATAAATCTGAAGAATCTGTTGGGTTTACAGAGATTGCCGTCACGGCAGTTCCCGCCTGATCAGCCACAGCTTTAGCGTAAGAAACCGCTTCAAAAGCTGCTTTTTTGTAAACTCCGTTTATATTTTCTGCATATACGAATACTGACATTTTAATTTTGTTTAAAGTTTAAGGTTTTGTGTTCAAATTTGAGATTTGAGGTTTGAAATTTGACATTTTAACCTCGAGTCACCGTACTTGAATCTTTTTACTTTTTACCTGATTCTTATTAGATTACTTTCGCTTCCTCGTGAAGAAGTCTTACCAACTCATCTAAATTATCCGGAGAAACCATCTTTACAGCTGCTCTTGGAGGAACTGAATCGTATGAAACTCCCTGTACTTTCACCTCAGAAGAAGTAGGCTCAACAACCTGCAAAGGTTTTGTTCTTGCAGACATAATTCCTCTCATGTTTGGAATAATCAAATCTTTTTCATCTACCAAACCTTTCTGACCAGCGATTACAGCAGGTAATTTCACAGAAATGGTTTCTTTACCTCCTTCAATTTCTCTTACAGCAGTCGCCTCACTTCCGTTTACATCTAAACCAACTGAAGCGTTTACGAAAGGCTGATTCAATAACTGAGCAACCATTCCCGGTACAGAACCGCCATTATAATCAATAGATTCTTTACCGCAAAGAACTAAGTCGTAACCACCATTTTGAGCCACAGAAGCAATTTCTTTTGCTGTGGAATAGCTGTCTTTAGGGTCAAGATTTACTCTCACTGCATCATTTGCACCAATAGCCAATGCTTTTCTGATAACCGGTTCAGTACCTGCATCACCTACGTTCATCACAGTTACTGTTGCGCCCTGAGATTCCTGTAATTTGATTGCTTTCGTTAAAGCAAATTCATCCAAAGGATTGATTACCCACTGAATTCCGTTTTTGTCGAATGCAGATTTGTCTGCCGTGAAGTTAATTTTAGAAGTAGTATCAGGAACACTACTAATACAAACTAATATTTTCATATGTATACTATATTTTCTTTTTGCCGCATCCGATAAAATCAGAGAAGCAATTTTGTTTGTTAAGTGTTGTAAATATAAATAAAAAATATATTATGCATGCATAATACTTATTGAATTATTATTCAGCGCATTATAAGTTTTTAACTCTTTGGTTTTGATGCCCTAAACTCAATCTTACTCGGCAAAACCCTTGGATTCATTTTTAAAACATCAAGCACTAAATTACCCATATCTTCCGGCTGAATTTTCCATTCATCTTTTTCAGATGGAACATTTCCGTTGAAATTTGTGGCTACAGAACCCGGCATAATTACGGTAGATTTAATCTTGTATTTTCTTAAATCGATCATGGCAGCCTGTGTAAAGCCTACAACTCCGAATTTTGAAGCGTTGTAGCCCGTTCCGTTTTCAAAGAAATTGGCTCCGGCTAAACTTGCGATGGTGATGTAATATCCTTCCGTTTTTTTTAATTCAGCAACTGAGGCTTTTAAAGTATGAAAAACTCCGGTCAGATTGGTTTCAATCATAGAATTCCATTCTTCTGAACTTAATTCATCAACGGGTTTAAAAACACCAAGACCTGCATTTGCTATTACAAAATCCAGCTGGCCAAATTTTTCAGTAATTAAACTGACAGCCTGATTTTCATCATCCAGACTTCTGACATCTGAAACAATTCCCAAAACATTTTCTGAGATTTTCTTTAAATCCTGCTCTGCTTTTTCCACGTCTTCTTTTTTTCTTCCCGAAAATGCAACGGAAACTCCGTTTTTCAATAATATTTCGGCGATGCCCAAACCAATTCCTTTGGTTCCACCTGTGATGTAGGCTACTTTATTTTGAATCATTATTTAAAAATTTTAATTTCTCTAAAATAAGAAAAA
It includes:
- a CDS encoding electron transfer flavoprotein subunit alpha/FixB family protein, with translation MSVFVYAENINGVYKKAAFEAVSYAKAVADQAGTAVTAISVNPTDSSDLLYKYGATNVINIKDEGLKNFSAKAYAQAVSEVADGNIIVFPHTTDASSVAPMLAVMKNFSLITNVLEAPESQSPFQVKRKAFSGKGFMHAKAEGEGVILTVSQNAFGVKENAVSGSEEVKNLSVVNEDTKVISHEQSSGKLDLKEAEVVVSAGRGMKGPENWGMVEDLANTLGAATACSKPVSDIGWRPHTEHVGQTGKAISPNLYIAIGISGAIQHLAGVNSSKTIVVINSDAEAPFFKSADYGVVGDAFQILPALNEKIKAIKG
- a CDS encoding SDR family oxidoreductase; this translates as MIQNKVAYITGGTKGIGLGIAEILLKNGVSVAFSGRKKEDVEKAEQDLKKISENVLGIVSDVRSLDDENQAVSLITEKFGQLDFVIANAGLGVFKPVDELSSEEWNSMIETNLTGVFHTLKASVAELKKTEGYYITIASLAGANFFENGTGYNASKFGVVGFTQAAMIDLRKYKIKSTVIMPGSVATNFNGNVPSEKDEWKIQPEDMGNLVLDVLKMNPRVLPSKIEFRASKPKS
- a CDS encoding bifunctional nuclease family protein, whose amino-acid sequence is MDYKQLIIRGISYSQTQSGAYALLLEHEETNVKLPVVIGNFEAQSISLGLEKDIHPPRPLTHDLFTKFIVSTNYKLVSVIIYQIVDGVFFSNINFKNSETEEELILDARTSDAVAMAVRFDAPIFTTQQVLNEAGILLELEEVAKEDEAFSEIGASEDSLTSISMEELQKLLEDAVKEEDFDTALEIQEEIKRRKKKID
- a CDS encoding electron transfer flavoprotein subunit beta/FixA family protein, which codes for MKILVCISSVPDTTSKINFTADKSAFDKNGIQWVINPLDEFALTKAIKLQESQGATVTVMNVGDAGTEPVIRKALAIGANDAVRVNLDPKDSYSTAKEIASVAQNGGYDLVLCGKESIDYNGGSVPGMVAQLLNQPFVNASVGLDVNGSEATAVREIEGGKETISVKLPAVIAGQKGLVDEKDLIIPNMRGIMSARTKPLQVVEPTSSEVKVQGVSYDSVPPRAAVKMVSPDNLDELVRLLHEEAKVI